One genomic segment of Coffea arabica cultivar ET-39 chromosome 6e, Coffea Arabica ET-39 HiFi, whole genome shotgun sequence includes these proteins:
- the LOC140004534 gene encoding uncharacterized protein: protein MEVRNGGEEIDRLERGLLLDSSGSSVDSQSANDEEEEETDHFDEEEPVLYTASFEEAEENFVNYETVQWVLYSLLLILAWGIGLFMLLYLPFRRYILRKHIRSRKLYVTPNAIVYKVIKPVPFPCFGVFKREKHIVLPSVADIAIEQGYLQSKFGVYSIRIENVGVRRPPSDDLQIQGIANPHAFRKAVLMRLSNIRSQAFSRQASAVEDTNSRLAQSSTASMSPSKFLRHDSSSHIPEWVILQKLEEVGSSVKRVQHLIEGRNSQIAEHSD, encoded by the exons ATGGAAGTAAGAAACGGAGGAGAGGAAATAGACCGGCTAGAAAGGGGGCTATTACTCGACAGCAGCGGCTCAAGCGTGGATTCCCAATCGGCGAACgacgaggaggaggaggagaccGATCATTTTGATGAAGAAGAACCGGTGCTGTATACGGCGTCGTTCGAGGAGGCCGAAGAGAATTTCGTAAATTACGAGACAGTTCAGTGGGTATTGTACTCATTGCTGTTGATTTTGGCATGGGGGATAGGGCTTTTCATGCTGCTTTATTTGCCCTTTCGGAGATATATCCTGCGTAAGCATATCCGCTCCAGAAAGCTCTACGTCACCCCTAACGCCATTGTCTACaaa GTGATAAAGCCAGTTCCATTCCCTTGTTTTGGGGTTTTTAAAAGAGAGAAGCATATTGTACTGCCTTCAGTAGCTGACATTGCGATTGAACAAG GATATCTACAGTCTAAGTTTGGTGTCTACTCAATACGAATTGAGAATGTTGGTGTGAGAAGGCCACCAAGCGATGATCTTCAAATCCAAGGCATTGCTAATCCTCATGCTTTTAGGAAG GCTGTTCTGATGCGTCTTTCAAATATAAGAAGTCAGGCATTCTCAAGACAAGCTTCTGCTGTGGAAGATACAAATTCAAGGCTAGCTCAATCATCAACTGCTTCG ATGTCCCCCTCAAAATTCCTCAGGCATGATTCTTCTTCTCATATTCCGGAGTGGGTAATTTTGCAAAAGCTGGAGGAGGTTGGCAGTTCAGTGAAG AGAGTTCAACACTTGATTGAAGGGCGAAACTCTCAAATAGCAGAACATTCAGATTGA